One segment of Echeneis naucrates chromosome 15, fEcheNa1.1, whole genome shotgun sequence DNA contains the following:
- the socs5b gene encoding suppressor of cytokine signaling 5b translates to MKKVGNMWSNLKSKCQTLFHNSSAGPSESRVEADAVHCVVDLGQPGSSGDAHPSGASSPSRSLLPVPMVTSGRRHHNCVSDIPQIVEITIDKDTEDIRGGSGGVPLARRDSYSRHAPWGGKKKHSCSTKTQSSLEADRRSGRLRGSGNRRDRRYAVSSIQEMSDSVSGGRSLTARSLRQRLSDTVGLCLPLPTRRRSRSTKNPVASKRKIHLTELMLETCPFPPGSDLAHKWHLIKQHTAPVSPHSSTALLDAFDPAHPSPEDEEERLRERRRLSIEEGVDPPPNAQIHTLEASVPGSSLYKLGPKMAPGMGEASGDGRASGTGSSVTAVSSGACGQVLGASASAQDCDSEEDSTTLCLQARRPKQRHTSGEGHLSRQQPGPWKVHTQIDYIHCLVPDLLQITSLPCYWGVMDRYEAEALLDGRPEGTFLLRDSAQEDYLFSVSFRRYNRSLHARIEQWNHNFSFDAHDPCVFHSSTVTGLLEHYKDPSACMFFEPLLTAPLHRTFPFGLQHLARAAICRWTTYDGIGSLPLPPALQDFLKEYHYKQKVRVRWLEREPPLKVK, encoded by the coding sequence ATGAAGAAAGTAGGCAACATGTGGAGCAACCTGAAGAGCAAATGCCAGACACTCTTTCACAACAGCAGTGCAGGAcccagtgaaagcagggttgAGGCAGATGCCGTCCATTGTGTGGTGGATCTCGGCCAACCGGGCAGCTCAGGTGACGCACATCCATCAGGAGCATCTAGTCCATCACGGAGCCTCCTTCCAGTGCCAATGGTAACATCAGGACGGCGCCATCACAACTGTGTGTCGGACATCCCTCAGATAGTAGAGATCACTATTGACAAGGACACTGAGGATATACGGGGGGGATCAGGGGGTGTTCCCCTGGCCAGGAGAGACTCCTATTCCCGTCATGCTCCATGGGGGGGcaagaaaaaacattcatgttcCACCAAAACCCAGAGCTCGCTGGAGGCAGATCGGCGTTCTGGGCGTTTAAGGGGGAGTGGGAACCGTAGAGACAGGCGCTACGCCGTCAGCTCCATTCAGGAGATGAGCGATTCTGTGTCTGGAGGACGCAGTCTGACTGCTCGGTCGTTGCGCCAGCGGCTGAGTGACACGGTGGGACTGTGCTTACCCCTTCCCACTCGAAGACGCTCCCGTTCAACTAAGAACCCAGTCGCCTCCAAACGTAAGATTCACCTAACAGAGCTCATGCTGGAGACCTGCCCCTTCCCACCAGGCTCAGATCTCGCCCACAAGTGGCACTTGATCAAGCAACACACAGCACCGGTCAGCCCGCATTCCTCCACTGCCCTGCTTGATGCCTTTGACCCGGCCCACCCCTCTcctgaggatgaagaggaacgTCTACGTGAGCGCCGCAGACTTAGCATTGAGGAAGGTGTGGACCCACCACCTAATGCACAGATCCACACCCTGGAGGCCTCAGTGCCGGGATCCTCTCTCTACAAACTGGGACCAAAGATGGCTCCTGGCATGGGAGAGGCCTCTGGGGATGGCCGGGCCTCAGGGACTGGCAGCTCTGTGACTGCTGTATCATCAGGGGCATGTGGGCAGGTGTTGGGGGCTTCAGCGTCAGCCCAGGACTGTGACTCTGAGGAGGATTCAACCACCCTCTGTCTGCAAGCCAGAAGGCCCAAGCAGAGGCACACCTCTGGTGAAGGTCACTTGAGCCGGCAGCAACCTGGACCGTGGAAGGTCCACACGCAGATAGACTACATCCACTGCCTGGTGCCGGATCTATTGCAGATCACCTCTCTGCCCTGTTACTGGGGTGTGATGGACCGCTATGAGGCTGAGGCACTGCTGGACGGACGGCCAGAGGGTACCTTTCTGCTGCGTGACTCAGCCCAGGAGGACTACCTCTTCTCCGTTAGCTTCCGCCGTTACAACCGCTCCCTGCACGCACGCATCGAGCAGTGGAACCACAACTTCAGCTTCGACGCCCACGACCCTTGTGTTTTCCACTCTTCCACCGTCACAGGACTGCTGGAGCACTACAAGGACCCCAGCGCCTGCATGTTTTTTGAACCGCTGCTTACAGCACCTCTCCATCGAACCTTTCCCTTTGGCCTGCAGCACTTGGCACGAGCTGCCATCTGCCGCTGGACCACATACGATGGTATAGGCTCTTTGCCGCTGCCCCCTGCTTTGCAGGACTTCCTCAAGGAGTATCACTATAAACAAAAAGTACGAGTTCGCTGGCTGGAGAGGGAACCGCCACTTAAGGTCAAATAG